The region AAAGGCAGTAGAAGGAATATCATATGATTATGAACTGATTGATTTTACTGCGCTGGCATACAATAATAACTATAGATTAAAAATAGTTCCATTATTTAGCGGCTTTAATTTTTTCCGTTCAAATGCTGCATTGGGTTATACATACAGCGGAGCCTTTATTAAATACCTTATTGATAAATACGGTTTAATCAAAGTAAAAGAATTTTATTCAACAAATGATTTTGAATCAGTGTTTAATAAGAAGTTAGAGGATGAAGAGAAATTATTTGAAGAGTATTTATCAATGTTACCGGCTTTTGCTGGACAGGAAATGGCTGATTATTACTTCGGTCGTTTATCTATTATTCAAAAAATATGTCCAAGATTCATTTCTGACAGAATAACAGAAGCTTATAATTATCTTGCTGAAGGTAATTTGAGTAAAGCAGAAAAATTATTTACTGAAGTTAACTATAAAGCAATAGATTATTCAGCCTTGATAGGTCTATCAGAAACTTATCATAAAAAAAAGGAAACTTATAAGGCTATAAAACTTCTGTCAGAAGACAACCTGAAAAAATTTACCAATTCTCCTTACGAATATCTTTTGATGTTAAGATTAGGCGACCTTAATGCTCTTAATGATATGTATCCAATTGCAGGAATAATTTATCAAAAGATTATTGAAAGCAATCCATCTTTTAATCTTGTTTCTTTATCAAAGAATCGTTTAAAACTGCTAGATAAAGATTTACTTAAAACTTATCTCGAAGGTAATGATTCACTAAAATATACGATACTGACTAGCATAAATAAAGATAGTCTTGATTACAATCTGATTCCATCTATCTTAAATCTAAGTAATGGAATGAACATTAATTATAAGCAGATTATAAAAAATTTCAATAAGACTTTTGTTATTGATAATTTAGAAAGCAGTTATGCAGCTTATAAGTTATCTGATTTTATGTTGGCAAATAAAGATTATGCAAATGCAAGAAAATATTCTGCATTAGCATTAAGGTATAAAAACCAGAATCCGTTTTACTTTGCTGTAAAACAAAATTTTAACAAAACAAACTGGTTTTTTAATAATGCAGATAGTTTTATAAATAAAAATATTACAGACACTACGAATGTTATCAATTAATAATCAGTCAATAGAAGAAAAACTGAGTAAGAATCCTGTCCTAATTAAGATTGCTCAGATTGCACAGAGTGAAAACAAAAATGTTTTCGTTGTTGGCGGATTTGTCAGAGATCTGATATTAAAACGTGAAAGAAATGATATTGATATTCTTGTTATTGGAAGCGGAGTTAATTTTGCTAAAACAGTTGCAGAAAAACTGAATATCAGCAATGTTAACTATTTTAAAAATTTTGGCACTGCTCAATTAAGCTTTAATAATATGGATATTGAATTTGTTGGTGCACGAAGGGAATCATACGACCGGAAAACCCGCAAACCTATTGTTGAAGATGGTACTTTTGAAGACGATATAAGCAGACGCGATTTTACAATTAATACTCTGGCTGTTTCACTTAATAAAACAGACTTTGGGAAAGTAATTGATACCTATGATGGTTTGACCGACATAAAAAATCAAATTATAAAAACACCATTAGATCCATTTAAAACTTTTGACGATGATCCTTTAAGAATAATGAGAGCCTTCAGGTTTGCTGCACAATTAAATTTTAAAGTTGAAAAGAATTTAATGAAAGCTGCCTATGATATGCGTCATCGGCTTTCGATAGTTTCTCAGGAAAGAATAACAGATGAATTTTTAAAGATTCTCTCAACTCCGAAACCATCTATTGGATTAAAGCTTTTATTTGATTCGCGGGTACTTGAAATTGTTTTTCCTGAAATAGCAATAATGTCTGGTGTTGATCAGCGAAAAGATTATCATCATAAAGATGTCTTTCTTCATACTTTACAGGTTGTTGATAATATTTGCGAAGAAACTGATAATATTTGGTTAAGATTTGCTGCATTAGTCCATGATATAGCAAAACCTCCTACAAAGAAATTTGTTGAAGGAATAGGATGGACATTTCATGGTCACGAAAATCTTGGTGCAAAAATGATGAAAAAAATATTTCACCGAATGAAATTACCTCTTAATAAATTAGAATATGTTCAAAAGCTCATCACTTTGCATCTGCGTCCGATTGCATTAGCTAAAGAAGAAGTAACAGATTCAGCCATCAGAAGATTGATAGTTCAGGCTGATGATGATCTAGAGGATCTGATTACTTTGTGCAGGGCTGATATTACCAGTAAAAACCCAAATAAAGTTGAAGAGTATCTTGGAAACTATGAACGCGTAATGCAGAAGGTTCGGGATGTTAAAGAACGAGATCAACTCCGTGCCTTTCAATCACCGGTTAGGGGAGAAGAGATTATGCAAATCTGTAATCTTAAACCATCAAAGAAAGTTGGTGAAATAAAAACTGCTATTGAAGAAGCTATTCTTGATGGAAAGATTGGAAATAATTATGAAGAAGCGCTGAGTTATCTGATGAAAATAAAAGACGAGTTTCTTAGCAGGTAACAGACTAAAAACTATATACTAAACCAACAAAATATCTTTTCTCTTCAATCCGAACTATATTATTTTGAATACCCGCTGAAAAATTAATAGGGGACTCATACTGATAATTCTGAATCTTTTTGTTAATTGTAAGATGCTTGTTGATCAACTCCTCATCGCTCAATACTGCAGTAGTATCAGTTTTAGTCTTTTCGCCGGACTTTTTATCGTGGAGTATAGCATAAATAACTATGCCTGCAATTATTGCTGCTCCAGCAATATAGAAAACAGTATTATCATTTGATTCGTTTACATTGATCGGGCTGCCGGAGCCGCCTCCGATCTGTTCAAATATTCTATTAACTTGCTGAGCATCTAAGTTGTTTGTTAAACAAAATATTGTTATAAAAAACATCATTAAGAAAAATTTAGTCTTCATTGATCACATTCTCATAAGTTTATTATTTTCTAAAAAATAATACTGAATTAACAGAATAGTTTCAACAGATAACTTTAACCGATTTTAACAATTTGCAGCAGACTATTCCAAAAAAAATAATGGA is a window of Ignavibacterium sp. DNA encoding:
- a CDS encoding CCA tRNA nucleotidyltransferase, giving the protein MLSINNQSIEEKLSKNPVLIKIAQIAQSENKNVFVVGGFVRDLILKRERNDIDILVIGSGVNFAKTVAEKLNISNVNYFKNFGTAQLSFNNMDIEFVGARRESYDRKTRKPIVEDGTFEDDISRRDFTINTLAVSLNKTDFGKVIDTYDGLTDIKNQIIKTPLDPFKTFDDDPLRIMRAFRFAAQLNFKVEKNLMKAAYDMRHRLSIVSQERITDEFLKILSTPKPSIGLKLLFDSRVLEIVFPEIAIMSGVDQRKDYHHKDVFLHTLQVVDNICEETDNIWLRFAALVHDIAKPPTKKFVEGIGWTFHGHENLGAKMMKKIFHRMKLPLNKLEYVQKLITLHLRPIALAKEEVTDSAIRRLIVQADDDLEDLITLCRADITSKNPNKVEEYLGNYERVMQKVRDVKERDQLRAFQSPVRGEEIMQICNLKPSKKVGEIKTAIEEAILDGKIGNNYEEALSYLMKIKDEFLSR